The window GACGACCACGATCCCGGCAACTGGGAACAGGCCATGGGCTTGGCCCGCCGCTTCGGGGATCGCATTCCCATCGGAGTCATCTATCGCAACCCCGACCGCCCCACCTTTGAGTCCCATTTTCCGATCCTCCAGGAGGGACCGCTGCTGGCCCGCACCCCTGACAAATCCGACCTGGAAGCGATCATGGCCGGCTACAGATAGCGTGTGGCCCATCCGCATGCCGATTTGATAGCCGCGAAGATTTACAATCCCTACCCCAGGTTTACCGGCATTTCATGGTGCCATTGATTGAATGGACTTCCAAACCGGGGTGACTCTTCAAATTTTAGCCATAATATGGTCGTAAACACGGGAAATACGCGTAAGCACCGAGGGCTGAATCGTGCCGTCGTGCGGGTCCGGCAGGTCATCAAGGCTTGGGAGAACCCGCGGAGAGCCGGATGGCAGCGCCTCCCTGCCATTCGGCAGATCGGGGCGTAGCGACCGACGATCGAGAGGCAGAAAGTAGTCCAATGAGGCGAGCATCTGCCCGTCCGAACTGCGCAGAATCATCGCCGTGACGTAGACCCGGCCGTAAACCACGGTATAGGTTCCCGTGAGCACGGCAAAGGCATTGGTGTCCGCATTGATCTGCTCCAGTTCCCGGGACAGGGCGAACTCACCCTGTCCCTTGCGCACCAACAGAGACTGGGCGCGCAAGCGCACGTCCACCAGGTGCAGACCATGCTGGGTGAACCGGGAACCGATCTGTTGCGGGATGATCCGTCCCAACGGACTGGTCTGATCCAGGTTGTCCAGCATCACAAAAGAGGACATCAACAGGGGCAGCTCGCAGGGCTCCATCCCGCACAAGGCCTCGTACAACGTGTCCGCCACGGTATAGTTGACCATGATCAATTCACTGGTCGGCTGGTGGATGAAAGGCGGTCCCTGGGACCGCGAACATCCGCCCAAACAAGCCTGCACCACGGCCAAAACCATGGCCGCCAGAACAACCCAGGGCACCTGGCCCCGCCTGGACACCGTTTCCCCAAAGCCGGACCACCTGCCGAACACGCCGCTCTCCGGCCGCATTCTCCACAATATTTTCCTGACCATGACGGCTCCTCTCCATACCAGAACAAAATCCATTCCGACGTTCTCTAAAGAAAATCCCTCACCCGCCGATAAAGAAAGCATCCGGAATACCCCATGAACGATCCGGCAGCATTCCGATCTGACCCCGGAAAAGTGTTCTGGGAATGCAAAAATTGCCGATACGCCGCCTCCATCTTGGAAATAGCAAATATCGCTCCATAACTGTGTGTCCAACGCTGCGACACGCTGAAGATTCTCAAAGGAACACCCCTGTATGCGGACATCGTCGCTCGGAATCCTCCTCGGCATTGCCCTCCTGTCCAGTTCGCTGTCCAGTTCAGGGTGCGCCCCGTACCATCCCGCGGAAAGGATGTTTACGCCCTTGCCTGTCTTGGCTCAGGTCCCGGTTCCCACGGCCTTCCCGCTGAACACCCAACCCAAAATGCAGGCCGTCCACCACTGGGAAGTCTTGGCCGAAGACGTGGCCCACCAGATTCATGACGTTCTGGAACGCCGCGTTCTGGAGCGGCAGTTTCCTGTCCATGTCGCCCCATCGGGCACGACCCCGTTTGCCAAATCCTTCCATGCCTTGCTGATCACCAAGCTGGTGGACCGGAACATTGCGGTGACCAGGAGTATATCCGATGTCCTGGTCCTGAGTTTTGACATCGAAATGGTCCGTCACGGCCAACGTTTTCTCCGCACCGGCAAAGGTGTTTACAAGGCCCTGACTCCAGACGTTTTCGTCCACCGGGCATCCTTGATCACTCCAAGCGGTGGAGGGGCACTGATCAACCAGGCCATGCTGGAAGCCGCCGAGGTCAACGTGGAGTCCGGCATCTATACCCATGCCCTCCCCAGGATGGAGGTGCTGATCACCACATCCCTGGCCTTCGAGGAACGCTTCCTGATGCGGGACTCTTCCATCTATTACATCAACGACACCGAGTGGTGGCACTACAAGCAGCACACCCTGCCCAGCCAACCGGGTACGGTAACCATCCGGCTCGTGGACCGGTAGAGGGACGCCCCATGACCAGATACTTCTTTGCGGGTCTGATGCTCGCCACGCTCTTCGCCCTGGCTCAGCCCACCGCGGCCATGCAACCGCTCACGAGCTTCGGATCGACAACCACCGAGCGGGGGTTTCATGGCCTGGCCTACGCCTTGGCCGACGGCTTGGAACACAATTTGGTGCATTACCTGGATCGCACCCGACCGATTCTCTTCACCAGCTTTGTGGACCTGGACGATCTGAACACTTCCAGCACCTTCGGACGACTACTGGGTGAACAGGTCGCCGCGCGCATGTCCCAGCACGGTTTTCGGGTCGTTGAACTCAAACTGCGCCAGGACTCGATGGTCTTCAGCCAGGAAGCTGGTGAAATGGTCCTGTCCCGAGACCTGCGCGATGTACGCAACCACCAGGACACCCAGGCCGTACTGGTTGGAACCTACGTGGTTACTCAAGATGCCGTGATCGTTTCGGCCAAGCTGCTGAGCACCCTGGACGGCACCATTTTGGCAACCCGGAATGCAACCCTGCGCAAAACCCGACAGATTCAGGAACTGATTGCCAAGAACCGCACGACGTTTCGACCAGCCGGCCGCCAGTCGGCCCACTCCGCATCCGAACAGGAAGCTGTTCGCGAGGGCCCTCTGGCCCGAGGGACCATCCTCTTGGACCCCGGCAATGCCCTGGCGGCTCGCCTGATTCAGGCCCGACTGGCGGAATTGAACTACTATAACGACCGGATCGACGGCATTTGGGGCAGGAATTCCAGGGCGGCGCTGAACCGCTTCAAATCCAATCGTCAGCTGGCTTCACCCACCGCATGGGATCTCACGGCGCAACGGGAGCTGTTCAAGGGAACAGGCCAGTAACGGACGGAATCCAGTCTGGACAACCTCACGGAGCAACCTGATGAAATCCCTGAAAATCATCCTTCTTTTGGCCGGCATAGCCTTGACCATGTCTTCCTGTTGCCCTCTGCGCACCACCTGCACCCCGGTGGTGGTCATGCATGGAGTACCCGCTGCCGTGCCGGTGCTCCCCACCTATGGTGTTCAACATTGCCGGCCCGGCTACCACAACGTCTGCGCGCCATACCATCTGCCCTATGTGACCAAACCCAGAGCCGTTCCCCCACTCGCGGCCCCCTCGACCTCCTGCTGCTTTCCCTGGTGACGTTTCGCCCTGTTCATGAACAGGGCGAAACACCTTCCTGGTCATCCGAACCGCTTTGCCAAGGAATACATCCAGAAATCCGCCCAGGAATTCGGACAGGACGCCTTGATGAGCACCACTTGACGAAACGGCACTGGTCCGGCACCTGATCCTCAGCTGAGGATCATGAACATTGTCGTCCTCGCCTTCGTATCATCATGCCATAATGATGACTGTTGATGACTAATGCGAGGGAGCATCCGCTGTAACGCTCTTCCTGGAATGCGTCCGGATAGGGACGTCTTCCCACCACATCCCGGAAAGGCCCATCATATGCCTGAACACATCGAATCAATTGGGGAAATCTCCAAGATTCTCCTCCAGGAAAACTGCATCTCGGAGAAACAACTGGGGTACGCCAAGCGCGTCCAGGCGAAACTGGGTCATCACCGCCTACTGGTGGATGTCCTGAAAGACCTGGAGTTCGTCACCGAAGAAGAGATCACCGCCGCGATTCGCAAAAACCGCTTGCAAATGCGCCTTGGAGGAATGCTTCTCGAGCTGGGCATCATTTCCCAAAGTGACCTGGACACGGCGCTGCACATCCAAAGTACCCAGGAGCAGACCCGAAAAATCGGGGATATTCTTGTCGAACAGGGCTTTTTGGACGAAAAAAAGCTCACCGAAGTGCTCGCGCTGCACATGGGCATTCCCGTGGTCGAGGCCCGCTTCAAGCAGATCGACCCGGAGCTGATGCAACGGGTCCCTCCGGCCCTGATGGATCAGGGGACCTTCCTCCCTCTCTCCCAGGATGACGACCACCTTGTGGTCGCGTTCACCGATCCGCAGGATCCCATTGCCCTGGATCAGATACAGCAAATTTTCCGCCGAAAAATCAAACCGGTCATCGCCACGAAATCCGACATCCAGGAGACCATTACTCGCTACCGCAAAAGCAGTTCGCGAAGCACGCCGATTGACGAGGCTTCCGTGGTCAGCATTGTCGAGAACATCATTTTGAAAGCCATCGAGGACAAGGCCAGCGACATCCATATCGAGCCGTTACCGGATCGCCTTCGAGTCCGATTCCGCCGGGACGGGGTCATGGAGCAGTACAAGGAATTCCCCATTGAGATCACGGCGTCGCTGATCAGTCGGATCAAGATTCTCTGCCAAGCCGATATCGCGGAAAAGCGTCGGCACCAGGGTGGTCGCATTTTGTTCGAGCACCCCGGGGGCGAGCTTGACCTTCGGGTTTCTTTTTACGTCACCATCCATGGCGAAACCGTGGTCATGCGTCTGCTGAGCCGCCAGGGAAAAATGATGGACATCCGCGATATTGGGATGCCCAAAAGGATGTTGAAGCGTTTTCTCCAGGAGGTGTTGCATCAGCCCAGCGGCGTTTTTCTGGTCACCGGGCCCACCGGGTCAGGCAAAACCTCCACGGTTTACAGTTGCCTGCAGTATTTGAACACGCCCCAAGTCAGCATCATCACCGCCGAGGACCCGGTAGAATTCGTCATCCCTGGGATCACTCAATGCTCCATTGATCCCAAGCTTCAAGTTACCTTTGAGGAAACCTTACGCCACATTGTCCGCCAAGACCCTGATATCATTCTTATCGGTGAAATCCGGGACGCCTTTTCCGCGGATATTGCCGTACAGGCCGCCCTGACAGGTCACAAAGTCCTGACGACCTTCCACACGGAGGACAGTGTTGGCGGCCTGATCCGGCTACTCAACATGGATATTGAATCCTTCCTGATAGCCTCAACGGTCACCGGCATTGTTGCCCAACGTCTGCTTCGCCGGGTCTGCCCCGCATGTGCCGAGCCCTACAAGCTGAAGCCTGCCGAGTTGCAACTCCTGGGCTATGATTTCAATGAAACCCTCGGCCAGTCCTTTCGCCACGGCAAAGGTTGCGGCGCCTGCCGAAATACCGGATACAGCGGCCGCGTAGCTGTGTTCGAATCACTGATTATCAATGAAGACATCCGCCACGCCTTGCTGGAACGACGCACAAGCCACGACGTCCGAAACATCAGCATCAAGACCAGCGGATTGGTAACTCTGCTGGAGGAAGGCCTTGTCAAGGCCGCGCGAGGCATTACCAGCATTGAGGAAGTTTTTCGCTGTCTGCCGATGGTTCTCAAGCCCCGCCCACTGGGAATGCTGCAAACAATCCTGGGAGACTGACGTCTATGCCCTCAAACCCCGCACTGCTGGACGTTGTCCAGGAATATATCCATGCCCAGACAACCAAGCTACCGGTTTTCAACCGTACCGGGTTGGTCATTCAACAGGAGATGTCCAAGCCAGAACCCAGTTTCCAAATCCTGGAGAGAGAAATTTCTCGGGACCAGGCGTTGACGACGCAACTGTTGCGGACCGCCAACTCGGCATTCTATCGCGGCATGCGCCCCATTTCGACAATCCGTGATGCCATCCTCCGCCTGGGCACGGAAGAGGTCGCGAACATCGTTTCCATGCTGACACAACAGGAACTCTTCCGGACCAGCGATCCTTTCCTGCGAAAGTACATGGATGACCTCTGGCTGCACTCGGTCTGCTGTGCCTCGGGAACCTACTGGCTGACCAAACGACTCAAAATGCCCAGCGAAACTCCCAAAGCCTTCTTTGCCGGCCTGCTCCACGATGTGGGTAAACTCTTCCTTTTGCGGGTCATCGAGGAAATTCGTAACGGCAAGAAAGTGGACATAGCCATGACCCCGGAATTCCTCCAGGAACTCATTGCCAATCAACACGCGGCACAAGGCTACGAATTGATGCGGCATTGGAATATCCCCGAAGAATACTGCGTGGTTGCCAGGGATCATCACCTGGAAAGCTTCGATGTCAACGACACGCTCCTGGTGCTTGTTCGCTTGGCCAATGCGGCCTGCGCCAAGCTGGGCATCGGACTGCACCAGGACGACAATATCGACCTGGCTTCTTGTAAAGAAGCCATGGTTCTGGATATTTCCGAGGTCAAGCTGGCGGAGTTGGAAATCCGCCTTGAGGATACCTTGGCCTTCCTGAACGCCAATCTGGAGTCCCTGGCCACAGCGCAACAGGAGGAAAGCTAGACAGCCCGTTCTCCGTTGCTTTCAGCATCGACAATCCACCAAATCAAAAGAATGCACGGTTTACCCCTTCAGCGAAGGCTGCTCAGATGTTTTCAACTGGAGAAACCGCATCCACTATGCCAAACCCTGGGCAATTTGTTCAGAATCGGCTTGCAACGGGATATGGACCTGTCTAAAGTTATCATGCTTCGGACCATCTTCCTTCTCCCACCTGAACCAGCGAGGGTCACCATGCGCCGTCTTCAACACACCCTGATTGTATGTATTGCCTTACTCTTTCCCATCCAGTCCCTTGCCCAGGAAGGTCCCTTCAATCCAGGCGACCACCTGCCGATCTTTTCCATGACTGCCCCTGAATCCGCGGCACACCGAAATGCTTTGGGCCTGTCCGCGGAAGCCACCACCTTCACCCTGGCCGACGTTGACGCTCCGGCCGTGCTGATTCAAATATTCAGCATGTATTGCCCCATCTGCCAACGCGAAGCCCCCGAGATGAACAGGCTTTATGAACTCCTGCGGGAGAAAGGCCTGGCGGATCAAATCACAATCCTGGGGCTTGGCGCGGGAAACTCCGATTTGGAAGTCCAGGTCTTTCGGGAGCGCTACAGTGTCCCGTTCCCCATGATTTCCGACCCAGACTACATCCTGCATCAAGCTTTTCACGGTGTGGGGACCCCCTATTACATCCTGGCGCAACCCACCGATTCCGCGGAAACAGGCCATGTCGTCCGGCTCTCGCATCTCGGCGCGTTTGATTCCGCGGAAATCTTCCTCGAAGACCTCTTGGAAGCCAAACAATAGGAGGCCTCATGCGTCCACTTCATCCACTGAAATTCATGGTGCAGACAACTCTGCTCATCGGCATTACCTGGATGGTGTTTCTTGCCGGAGCGGCTTTTGCGTCACCATCTCAAGACTTTGCCGGACAAGTTTATCAACCCCAGCACCTTACGCCCATTGACAGCGAACTGAACGTCCGGGTGGGAGACCAGGCCCCGGACTTCACCTTGCCCGCAACGCAGGGCGAGACCATCACCTTGAGTGATTTCCAGGGCCAAAAGAACGTCATGCTGTCCTTCGTGCCCGCTGCCTGGACACCGGTCTGTTCGGACCAGTGGCCCGGATACAATATCCTGCAAGACATTTTTGACGCCCATGAGACAATAATTCTGGGCATTACCGTGGACAACATTCCCACGCTCCACTCCTGGATCGCGGCCATGGGCGGACTCTGGTTCCCGGTTCTTTCCGATTTTTGGCCCCATGGGCACACCGCGGAAGTCTACGGACTGCTCCGAAGCGACGGCACCACAGAGCGCGCGCTGATCTTCGTCGACAAACAGGGTGTGATCCGCTTTACGCATGTGGAGGACATCAACATCCGTCCTCCGCTGGAGATCGTCATGGAAGGCTTGCAGGCCCTGGGAGATCCTGCCCCGTAACCGGAACGATACAGCCCTTTCTCAACATCTTCACGTTGACTTGAGCGCAAAAATTTGTTTTCAAACCGGGGTTCAGGTTCCTGGCTTGCCGGGAAGTTTGCAGGCTCGAAAGAGGCTACAGCGGGGCACCGGATTGAGAATTGATCCAGTACGCAATAGAGAACGCATGGTTCGCGAGCAGATCGCGTCACGGGGCATCACGGATACGCCGGTGCTTGCGGCCATGCGCAAGGTTCCCCGGCATATGTTCGTGGAAGAGGCCTTGCGATCCCAGGCGTACGAAGATCACCCCCTGCCCATCGGCTACGGCCAGACCATCTCCCAGCCGTTCATCGTGGCGCTCATGACCTCCGTGCTGAACGTCCAGCCGGGCATGCGCGTTCTGGAAATCGGCACAGGTTCCGGTTATCAGGCCGCGATCCTGGCCGAGATGGGCGCCGAGGTCTATTCCGTGGAGCGAATTCAAAGCCTGTATTCCGCTGCGCTGACCCGCTTGAACAAGTTGCGCTATTTCAACGTCCATCTGAAGCTGGATGACGGAACCATGGGCTGGCCGGAAGAGGCCCCTTTCCAGCGGATCATGGTCACTGCCGGCGGGCCGGATGTACCGCCGCCGCTCCTGGAGCAACTTGACGAGTCGGGCATTTTGATCATCCCTGTTGGAGCCCGACAGCGCAGCCAGGAACTGATCCGGTTCGTCAAGAAAGAAGGCAAAATCATGAAAGCAAACCTGGGTTCGGTCATGTTCGTCGACCTGGTCGGCACCCACGGATGGTAACCGAGGCACCATGGCCAATACACCCAATCCTGTTTCAGCCCCAACCTGCACCTCCTGCCCGTCTCGCAAAAAGGGCGGGCTGGATGGGCGCGCCGCGGCTAACACCGCGCAGGACCGGCTGATCAAATCCACCCTGGACAACATCCGGTTCAAACTCTTCGTGATGAGCGGCAAGGGCGGCGTGGGCAAGAGCTCCATTGCAGTGAACCTGGCCGCGGCCTTGGCCTTGAAAGGCTACCGGGTCGGGTTGCTGGACGTGGACATTCACGGCCCCAGCATTCCGCACCTGCTGGGCCTCTCCGGCACCCTGGACAAATCGCGCGGCTCCTTGATCGCCCCGAAACAATACGGAGAAAGGCTCTTCGTGGTTTCCATGGAGTCGCTATTGAAGGATCCGGACCAGGCCGTGCTCTGGCGCGGTCCGATGAAGACAGCGGCCATCCGTCAGTTTATCGCCGACGTGGACTGGGGCCGCCTGGACTTCCTCGTGGTGGATTCTCCTCCAGGCACCGGCGACGAACCCATGACCGTACTGAAGACCATCCCGGAAGCATTGAGCATCGTGGTCACCACCCCCCAGGAAATCTCTTTAGCCGACGTACGCAAGTCCATTAACTTTCTGCAGTACGCCCATGCCAACATTCTGGGCCTGGTGGAGAACATGAGCGGTCTGATTTGCCCGCACTGCACGCAGCGAATCGAGTTGTTCAAGACCGGCGGGGGCAAGGCTTTGGCTGAAAAATACGGTCTGGACTTCCTGGGCGCGGTCCCCTTGGATCCGGCAGCCGTGGTCGCCGGCGACCTGGGCAGACCAGTGGTCATGCTGGAGGAGGAAACGCCCGCCAAACAGGCCCTTTTGCAGCTCGCGGACAGGGTTGTCCAAGCCTCTGAAAACAGTCTCGAGGCCACTGCCCGCGCGATGGACCTGGAGGAAGGACCCCAAACTTGAGGAGGTCGCCAATGCAGACGAACACCCCCCGCTTCCTCTCCATTGTCGGAGCACTCATCAGCACGTTGGTGATGCTGCTGCTCTGGTCAGGAATCTGTGCCGCGGGCACAATTTTCTTCTACAAGGATGAGCATGGGGTGATGCATTTTACAGACACCCCCAGTTCGGCAAAATTTCGCCCCTTTCAATCGTTACGTTCACGCATGACCAGCAGCGCGGACCGGGCTTCCATCGCCCGGTACGTGGACCGGTACAGCCAGCAACATGGCATCGACCCGCTTCTGGTCATGGCCGTGATCGAAATCGAATCCGGTTTCAATCACCGGGCCGTCTCCCGGGCCGGTGCCCAGGGCTTGATGCAGATCATGCCCGCCACCCAGCAGGACCTGGGGCTGGCAGCGCCCTTTGATCCCGCGGAGAATATCGAAGCCGGCATCCGTTACCTCAAAATGCTCATGCATCGCTTTCCTGACCTGTCCCTGGCGCTGGCCGCCTACAATGCCGGGCCAGCCAACGTGGAGCGCTACAATGGCATCCCCCCCTTCCGGGAGACCCAAAACTACGTCCGCAAGGTCCTGGCCAATTACGATCGCCGGCGGGCGGCGCTCAACTAGACGCCCCATGCTCAACCCCGCCAACCAGGTCACCCTGGCACGGATTCTGGCCATTCCCGTCCTGGTCCTGCTTCTCTCCTTCCCAAGCAAGCCAGTCAACGCCATCGCCATGGTCGTCTTTATACTCGTCGCATTGACCGACCTTGCCGACGGATTCATCGCCCGACGTTGGAATCTTGTTTCCAACCTGGGAAAATTTCTTGATCCCCTGGCCGACAAACTGCTGATCAGCTCCGTCTTGATCATGCTTGTTTCCCACGGCTGGGTCCACGCCTGGATCGCCATTGTGATCATTGCCCGAGAACTGACGGTCACCGGGTTGCGGGCCATTGCCGCAGATCAAGGTTACATTCTGGCCGCGGACAGTTTCGGCAAACTCAAGGCCGTCATCCAGGTGGTCGCCTTGTGTCCGCTGATCCTGCACTACCCCTGGTGGGGATTTGACCCCCAACCTTTGGGCGCGGTGCTGCTCGCCGTGGCCCTGGTTCTTACCGTTTTTTCCGGGGCAAAATACGTGATCCACTTCTTTCGTGAAGTGAATCGGGACGACGCGCCATAGCCAGGGGGCCATCAATATTGGTTACGCCCCCATCCCCAGGAGAACTCCATGGCCCAGATTGACGCCTTTTTCCATATGATGCACGAACTGGGAGCATCGGACCTGCACCTGTCTTCGGGATCACAACCAATTATCCGGTTGCACGGCGACCTGCAGCGCATCAAATACAAGGTATTGGAGCATGATGAACTGAAGAAAATGCTCTATGAAATAACCCCGGAACAAAAGGTCAAGGACTTCGAGGAGAGCGGGGATGTGGACTTTTCCTACGAGATCCCCAACCTGGCCCGTTACCGGGTCAATTTCTTTCAACAGCGTCGCGGCTGTGCCGCGGTGTTCCGGGAAATTCCTCAGAAAATCCTCAGCATCGACGATCTGAACCTGCCCCCCCTGTTCAAGAACCTGGCCATGCTGCCCAAAGGTCTGGTCCTGGTCACCGGGCCAACGGGCAGCGGAAAATCCACGACCCTCGCGGCCATTGTGGACTACGCCAACCGCCATCGCAAAGATCATATCCTGACCATCGAGGATCCCATTGAATTCGTCCACAAGCCGGTCAGCTGCCTGATCAACCAGCGCGAGGTCTCCCGGGACACCTTGAGCTTCAAGTCCGCCTTGCGTGGAGCATTGCGCGAGGACCCGGATATTATCCTGGTCGGAGAAATGCGCGACCTGGAAACCATCGAGCTGGCCATCGAGGCCGCGGAAACAGGGCACCTGGTCTTTTCCACCTTGCACACCATTTCCGCATCCAAGACCGTGGACCGGATCATTGAAGTGTTCCCTGGAGACGTCCAGGGGCAGATCCGCTCCGGCCTTTCCGAATCACTGCGGGCGGTGATCTCCCAGAACCTGTTCAAACGCATCGACCGTCCCGGCCGGGCGGCGGCCCTGGAAATTCTTGTGGGTGTGCCCGCGGTGCGTAACCTGATACGGGAAAACAAGACCTTCCAACTCAATTCCGTCATCGAAACCGGTCGCAAGTACGGCATGCAATCCCTGGACGACGCCATCCTCAAACTGCTCCAGGAAGGAGCCATCTCTCCCATGGACGCCTACAACAAGGCCGTTATCAAATCCAAATTCCGGGATTTTCTGACCGAGCCCCCGCAGGATTTCACCGAGGTCTGAGCCGTGGAACGTACCCATCTCGACAGCATCATCGCCGAGGTTTTGCAAAAGGCCCCAGACACTTCGGATATTTTGTTCACCGTGGACAAGCCCATTCAGGCCGAGGTCCACGGCAAACTGACCGATATTCCCACAACCCTGCTTCCCGCGGCCCTGGTCCCCTTCCAGATCGAGTCCATCGGCTTTTGCATGGTGCTCAACAAGCTCTCCGGCAGCATGCGCCTGTTTCAGGATCTGATCGGCAACGGCTCCTGCGACCTTTCCTACGACCTTCAAGGGCACTGCCGTTTTCGCGTGAATATTTTCTTTCAAAAGGGGTCGCCATCCATCGTGATGCGCAAAATGCCCAGCCAGATCCCGACCCTCAATCAGCTCAACCTGCCGCCGCTTTTCGACCAGATGGTCGATGAGCAGTACGGTCTGATCTTGCTGACCGGAGGGACGGGCACCGGCAAGTCCACGACGCTGGCCGCCCTGATCGATGCGATCAATGCCCGTTATGCCAAGCACATCCTGACCCTGGAAGATCCCGTGGAATTCGTGCACCAGCATAAGCGCGGTACGGTCAACCAGCGAGAACTGGGGCTTGACTTCGATCAGTTTTCGTCGGGGCTGCGCGCCGCGTTGCGGCAAGCTCCCAAGGTGATCCTCGTCGGCGAAATTCGCGACCGGGAAACCATTGAAATCGCCCTGCAGGCATCGGAAACCGGACACCTGGTTCTGGGCACCCTGCACACCAGCGATACGGGCCAAACCATCAACCGCATCGTCGGCATGTTTGAATTGGCCGAAGAACGCCTGATCCGCCAACGCTTGTCCCAGGCCCTGAAATATGTTGTCTCCCAAAGGCTGATGCCCCGCCTGGGCGGCGGACGTGTTGCCGGGCTGGAAATCCTGGTGAACAACCTGCGTATCCGGGAATTGATCGTCAATGGTGAATCCGGGGAAAAGACCTTCTACAACGTGGTCGAGTCCGGGGAAGCCTATGGCATGTTCACCTTTGATCAGCATTTGGCGAAACTGTTTCAAGAAGAAGTGATCAGCGAAGATACGGCCATGAACACGGCCTCGGATCGTTCCCGTCTGGGCCAGTCCATCAATCGCATCAAATTGATCCGTGGTGAAAAGGTCACGAATATCGAAGGCCTGGAACTGGATGTTACCTATGACGAACAAAACAACGGTATTTAAGCCGTGACCATCGACATCTTAACCTGTTCATTTTCCACTTCCAGGGTCGGAGTTCGCGCATGCGTCTAACGTGCCCGCATTGCCAATCGCCCCTGAATCTGCCCGACGATAAAGTCCCGGAGGGACGACGGTTCAAGCTGGCTTGTCCCAAATGCACCGAACCATTCATCGTTGATCCGGAAAATATGACCACGAAAACCGAGGTGTCACCCCCTGAACCGGATTCTCCTGTCCAAACCGGGGAACTGGAGTTTTACCCTCCCGGCGC of the Desulfonatronum thioautotrophicum genome contains:
- a CDS encoding FlgO family outer membrane protein, with amino-acid sequence MVRKILWRMRPESGVFGRWSGFGETVSRRGQVPWVVLAAMVLAVVQACLGGCSRSQGPPFIHQPTSELIMVNYTVADTLYEALCGMEPCELPLLMSSFVMLDNLDQTSPLGRIIPQQIGSRFTQHGLHLVDVRLRAQSLLVRKGQGEFALSRELEQINADTNAFAVLTGTYTVVYGRVYVTAMILRSSDGQMLASLDYFLPLDRRSLRPDLPNGREALPSGSPRVLPSLDDLPDPHDGTIQPSVLTRISRVYDHIMAKI
- a CDS encoding FlgO family outer membrane protein; translation: MTRYFFAGLMLATLFALAQPTAAMQPLTSFGSTTTERGFHGLAYALADGLEHNLVHYLDRTRPILFTSFVDLDDLNTSSTFGRLLGEQVAARMSQHGFRVVELKLRQDSMVFSQEAGEMVLSRDLRDVRNHQDTQAVLVGTYVVTQDAVIVSAKLLSTLDGTILATRNATLRKTRQIQELIAKNRTTFRPAGRQSAHSASEQEAVREGPLARGTILLDPGNALAARLIQARLAELNYYNDRIDGIWGRNSRAALNRFKSNRQLASPTAWDLTAQRELFKGTGQ
- a CDS encoding protein-L-isoaspartate(D-aspartate) O-methyltransferase; translated protein: MVREQIASRGITDTPVLAAMRKVPRHMFVEEALRSQAYEDHPLPIGYGQTISQPFIVALMTSVLNVQPGMRVLEIGTGSGYQAAILAEMGAEVYSVERIQSLYSAALTRLNKLRYFNVHLKLDDGTMGWPEEAPFQRIMVTAGGPDVPPPLLEQLDESGILIIPVGARQRSQELIRFVKKEGKIMKANLGSVMFVDLVGTHGW
- a CDS encoding Mrp/NBP35 family ATP-binding protein, yielding MANTPNPVSAPTCTSCPSRKKGGLDGRAAANTAQDRLIKSTLDNIRFKLFVMSGKGGVGKSSIAVNLAAALALKGYRVGLLDVDIHGPSIPHLLGLSGTLDKSRGSLIAPKQYGERLFVVSMESLLKDPDQAVLWRGPMKTAAIRQFIADVDWGRLDFLVVDSPPGTGDEPMTVLKTIPEALSIVVTTPQEISLADVRKSINFLQYAHANILGLVENMSGLICPHCTQRIELFKTGGGKALAEKYGLDFLGAVPLDPAAVVAGDLGRPVVMLEEETPAKQALLQLADRVVQASENSLEATARAMDLEEGPQT
- a CDS encoding peroxiredoxin family protein yields the protein MRRLQHTLIVCIALLFPIQSLAQEGPFNPGDHLPIFSMTAPESAAHRNALGLSAEATTFTLADVDAPAVLIQIFSMYCPICQREAPEMNRLYELLREKGLADQITILGLGAGNSDLEVQVFRERYSVPFPMISDPDYILHQAFHGVGTPYYILAQPTDSAETGHVVRLSHLGAFDSAEIFLEDLLEAKQ
- a CDS encoding HDOD domain-containing protein, which translates into the protein MPSNPALLDVVQEYIHAQTTKLPVFNRTGLVIQQEMSKPEPSFQILEREISRDQALTTQLLRTANSAFYRGMRPISTIRDAILRLGTEEVANIVSMLTQQELFRTSDPFLRKYMDDLWLHSVCCASGTYWLTKRLKMPSETPKAFFAGLLHDVGKLFLLRVIEEIRNGKKVDIAMTPEFLQELIANQHAAQGYELMRHWNIPEEYCVVARDHHLESFDVNDTLLVLVRLANAACAKLGIGLHQDDNIDLASCKEAMVLDISEVKLAELEIRLEDTLAFLNANLESLATAQQEES
- a CDS encoding GspE/PulE family protein codes for the protein MPEHIESIGEISKILLQENCISEKQLGYAKRVQAKLGHHRLLVDVLKDLEFVTEEEITAAIRKNRLQMRLGGMLLELGIISQSDLDTALHIQSTQEQTRKIGDILVEQGFLDEKKLTEVLALHMGIPVVEARFKQIDPELMQRVPPALMDQGTFLPLSQDDDHLVVAFTDPQDPIALDQIQQIFRRKIKPVIATKSDIQETITRYRKSSSRSTPIDEASVVSIVENIILKAIEDKASDIHIEPLPDRLRVRFRRDGVMEQYKEFPIEITASLISRIKILCQADIAEKRRHQGGRILFEHPGGELDLRVSFYVTIHGETVVMRLLSRQGKMMDIRDIGMPKRMLKRFLQEVLHQPSGVFLVTGPTGSGKTSTVYSCLQYLNTPQVSIITAEDPVEFVIPGITQCSIDPKLQVTFEETLRHIVRQDPDIILIGEIRDAFSADIAVQAALTGHKVLTTFHTEDSVGGLIRLLNMDIESFLIASTVTGIVAQRLLRRVCPACAEPYKLKPAELQLLGYDFNETLGQSFRHGKGCGACRNTGYSGRVAVFESLIINEDIRHALLERRTSHDVRNISIKTSGLVTLLEEGLVKAARGITSIEEVFRCLPMVLKPRPLGMLQTILGD
- a CDS encoding peroxiredoxin; translated protein: MRPLHPLKFMVQTTLLIGITWMVFLAGAAFASPSQDFAGQVYQPQHLTPIDSELNVRVGDQAPDFTLPATQGETITLSDFQGQKNVMLSFVPAAWTPVCSDQWPGYNILQDIFDAHETIILGITVDNIPTLHSWIAAMGGLWFPVLSDFWPHGHTAEVYGLLRSDGTTERALIFVDKQGVIRFTHVEDINIRPPLEIVMEGLQALGDPAP